The Clostridium sp. AWRP genome has a window encoding:
- a CDS encoding CBS domain-containing protein, with protein sequence MKKLSSFLLSKVLYKKVYNEFDEYVGKLWDVYVSSDHGMPRAIGYKIKKGKEILNCECRNINFYDDNGKVIIKGEGIREIILQSYSYLLSKHLLDRQIVDINGKKLVRVNDLRIAEMAGEYRVVAVDTGVLALGRRLGIEKIIKKFYDLFNKKPEDSLIIWDNVESLEMINNNLKLSVPYKKLSKLHPADLADILEDMDVNYRKKVFESLDEDLAADTLEEIDPEVQLDILENLSQSKRDEVLYNMPNDEIADILDEVDKDTAEKILINMEKNDADEVRSLMEYKEETVGSIMNKDFICFNINITVKDTIEFLKEINPEDEVSHYIYIINDQKQLEGVVSLKDLILSNFEDTLKAIMIKDVVSINHNENVDEAIEMCSKYNLISLPVIDDEEKLCGIVIMNDLVEDILIPNWRKRLRKAG encoded by the coding sequence ATGAAAAAGTTATCTAGTTTCTTATTGAGTAAAGTTCTTTATAAAAAGGTTTATAATGAATTTGACGAATATGTAGGGAAACTTTGGGACGTTTATGTATCTTCTGATCATGGAATGCCAAGGGCCATAGGATATAAGATAAAAAAAGGCAAAGAAATACTTAATTGTGAGTGTAGGAACATAAACTTTTATGATGATAACGGCAAGGTTATAATTAAAGGCGAGGGTATAAGGGAAATAATACTTCAAAGTTATTCCTATCTTTTATCAAAACATCTTTTGGATAGACAGATAGTGGATATAAACGGAAAGAAACTTGTAAGAGTTAATGACCTCAGAATTGCAGAAATGGCAGGAGAATATAGGGTTGTAGCAGTAGATACAGGGGTTCTTGCTTTAGGAAGAAGGCTTGGTATAGAAAAAATCATAAAGAAGTTTTATGATTTATTTAACAAAAAGCCTGAAGATAGCCTTATAATTTGGGATAATGTAGAATCGCTAGAAATGATAAATAACAATTTAAAACTTTCCGTACCATATAAAAAGTTATCTAAGCTCCATCCTGCTGATTTAGCAGATATATTAGAAGATATGGATGTGAATTACAGAAAGAAAGTTTTTGAAAGTTTAGATGAGGATTTAGCAGCGGATACATTAGAGGAAATAGATCCAGAAGTACAGTTAGATATTCTGGAAAATTTGAGCCAGTCTAAAAGGGATGAAGTGTTATACAATATGCCCAATGATGAAATAGCAGACATTTTAGATGAAGTAGATAAGGATACTGCAGAAAAGATACTTATAAATATGGAAAAAAATGATGCGGATGAAGTAAGGTCACTTATGGAGTATAAGGAAGAAACTGTAGGAAGTATAATGAATAAGGATTTTATCTGTTTTAATATAAATATAACAGTTAAAGATACTATTGAGTTTTTAAAAGAAATTAATCCGGAAGATGAGGTATCACATTATATATATATTATAAATGATCAAAAGCAGCTTGAAGGTGTAGTGTCTTTGAAAGACTTGATATTGTCGAATTTTGAAGATACATTAAAGGCGATAATGATCAAGGATGTAGTAAGTATAAATCATAATGAAAATGTAGATGAAGCCATAGAGATGTGCTCAAAATATAATCTTATTTCATTACCTGTAATAGATGATGAAGAAAAGTTGTGTGGCATAGTTATAATGAATGACTTAGTAGAAGACATATTAATACCAAATTGGAGAAAAAGACTAAGAAAAGCAGGGTAA
- a CDS encoding YegS/Rv2252/BmrU family lipid kinase — protein sequence MNKVKFIYNPYSGENTIISNIDKVIMIHQKYGYEIVPFRISFEFDIKKAFEDIDETYKYILIAGGDGTVDNVVNCMKKLNIDMPIAILPVGTANDFAKFIGMPQNIKKACQQIVNSVPKKLDLGKVNDKYFINVASTGLFTDVSQKTDVNLKNTMGKLAYYVKGLEQLPNLRKLKVKVKSENAIFDGDMYLMLIFNGQMAGNFKFAYKAEIQDGLLDVIIIKAGMIKDIISLFIKMLKGDHLEDTSGLIYFKSNKIEVYCDEDIVTDIDGERGPDFPLVVECIKGGIEVLGLKDEIKL from the coding sequence ATGAATAAAGTGAAATTTATTTATAATCCATATTCAGGAGAAAATACAATAATATCAAATATAGATAAAGTTATTATGATACATCAAAAATATGGTTATGAAATAGTTCCTTTTAGAATAAGTTTTGAATTTGACATAAAAAAGGCATTTGAAGATATAGATGAAACTTACAAATACATACTGATAGCTGGAGGGGATGGAACAGTAGACAATGTTGTAAACTGCATGAAAAAGTTAAATATAGATATGCCCATAGCCATACTTCCAGTAGGAACTGCCAACGATTTTGCTAAGTTTATAGGAATGCCACAAAACATTAAAAAGGCCTGTCAACAGATAGTAAATAGTGTTCCTAAAAAATTAGATTTAGGAAAGGTAAACGACAAATATTTCATAAATGTTGCCAGTACGGGACTGTTTACGGATGTATCTCAAAAAACAGATGTAAATTTGAAAAATACTATGGGAAAATTAGCTTATTATGTTAAAGGTTTAGAACAACTTCCAAATTTGAGGAAACTTAAGGTGAAAGTCAAGTCTGAGAACGCGATTTTTGATGGAGATATGTACCTTATGCTCATATTTAATGGACAGATGGCAGGAAACTTTAAATTTGCATATAAAGCTGAAATTCAAGATGGACTTTTAGATGTAATTATAATAAAAGCAGGAATGATAAAGGATATTATATCACTATTTATAAAAATGCTAAAAGGAGATCACTTGGAAGATACTTCTGGACTTATATACTTTAAATCAAATAAAATAGAAGTGTATTGCGATGAAGATATAGTTACTGATATAGATGGTGAAAGGGGACCGGATTTTCCACTTGTTGTAGAGTGTATTAAAGGTGGAATAGAGGTCTTAGGATTAAAAGATGAGATAAAATTATAA
- a CDS encoding TVP38/TMEM64 family protein: MDSIRSYIQSYGKFSDIIFILIYTIRPVVLILPASLMSIIAGSIFNSYRALLLSMIGCFGSATLAFFLSRFLGRSFVNKILKGRALTLNDNIEKYGFRIMTAMRLSFVFPYDPLSYAAGLTKIKYRDFILGTLVGILPEMVTYSLIGGNLTKPFSFKFVLPIIVLFIIACISIYMHKKKSKDTNNL; the protein is encoded by the coding sequence ATGGATAGCATCAGAAGTTATATACAGAGTTATGGAAAATTTTCAGATATTATTTTCATTTTAATTTATACTATAAGACCTGTAGTGCTTATACTGCCTGCATCTCTTATGTCAATAATTGCGGGGAGCATATTTAATTCATATAGGGCTCTTTTGCTTAGTATGATTGGATGCTTTGGATCAGCCACACTAGCTTTCTTTTTATCTAGATTTTTAGGCCGATCTTTTGTAAATAAGATTCTTAAAGGGAGAGCTTTAACATTAAATGACAATATAGAAAAGTATGGATTTAGGATTATGACTGCAATGAGATTAAGTTTTGTATTCCCCTATGATCCACTTAGTTATGCTGCAGGACTTACAAAAATTAAATATAGAGATTTTATTCTTGGAACTTTAGTAGGAATTTTACCTGAAATGGTCACTTACTCCTTAATAGGAGGAAATTTGACAAAGCCATTTTCATTTAAATTTGTATTGCCCATAATAGTTTTATTTATTATAGCATGTATTTCTATATATATGCATAAAAAAAAGTCTAAAGATACCAATAATTTATAA
- a CDS encoding CBS domain-containing protein — MKVKDIMTKSVISLNDDDTVEKAAQIMQQNNIGAVPVCKNGKVIGIVTDRDIAIRSASQSGGTESKFVRDIMSANPVTGSPDMNLEDASRIMSDKQIRRLPIVENKNVVGMVSLGDLAVNPKSNTQAGDALSSISENNYSAF, encoded by the coding sequence ATGAAAGTTAAAGATATAATGACTAAATCTGTAATAAGTTTAAATGATGATGATACTGTGGAAAAAGCAGCACAAATTATGCAGCAAAATAATATAGGAGCTGTTCCAGTTTGTAAAAATGGAAAAGTTATAGGAATTGTGACAGATAGGGATATAGCTATAAGATCAGCATCCCAGAGTGGAGGTACCGAATCCAAATTTGTAAGAGATATTATGTCGGCAAATCCTGTAACCGGATCACCTGATATGAATTTGGAAGATGCATCTAGAATAATGAGTGATAAGCAGATAAGAAGGTTACCTATTGTTGAAAATAAAAATGTAGTTGGAATGGTATCTTTAGGAGATTTAGCAGTAAATCCTAAGTCAAATACTCAGGCCGGAGATGCATTGAGTAGTATATCGGAAAATAACTACTCAGCATTCTAG
- the sleB gene encoding spore cortex-lytic enzyme, whose amino-acid sequence MGKKIMRFKRELVLILAIVFTYASTSLFLLPYNNAVKAVAYYYGSRGNMVIQIQQKLRSWGYYNGSVDGIYGYQTYTAVKYFQSKNGLKSDGIVGDATLAALAINTGSNTGGNSQNVTLIARLINGEARGEPYEGQVAVGAVILNRTRDPRFPSTVAGVIYQPGAFTAVVDGQIHANMKQSSINAARDALNGWDPSGGAIYYFNPSTATSSWIWSRPLIKIIGKHRFCR is encoded by the coding sequence ATGGGTAAGAAAATTATGAGATTTAAAAGAGAATTAGTACTAATACTTGCTATAGTGTTTACATATGCATCAACTTCTCTATTTTTGCTCCCCTATAATAATGCAGTAAAAGCTGTGGCATACTACTATGGCTCAAGAGGAAATATGGTAATACAAATACAGCAAAAACTTAGAAGCTGGGGGTATTACAATGGCAGTGTAGATGGAATATATGGGTATCAAACTTACACCGCAGTAAAGTATTTTCAGTCAAAAAATGGACTAAAGTCTGATGGTATAGTTGGAGATGCAACTTTAGCAGCTCTTGCAATAAATACTGGGAGCAATACTGGTGGAAATAGCCAAAACGTAACATTAATAGCTAGATTGATAAATGGAGAGGCTAGAGGAGAACCTTATGAAGGACAGGTAGCAGTAGGAGCTGTAATACTAAATAGAACTAGGGATCCTAGGTTTCCATCTACTGTAGCGGGAGTTATATATCAACCAGGAGCTTTTACTGCTGTAGTAGACGGACAAATACATGCAAATATGAAACAGAGCTCTATAAATGCAGCAAGAGATGCTTTAAATGGATGGGATCCTTCAGGGGGAGCAATATACTATTTTAATCCCTCTACAGCAACAAGTTCATGGATATGGTCGAGACCTCTTATTAAAATTATAGGTAAACATAGATTTTGCAGATAG
- a CDS encoding DUF6514 family protein, which yields MIIENFISNEKVKQIKYVYFYRLLKGKIAISYSHKDVEEVQAYGIEVERQDILDGKLINVQRDSIQNISPEKYKVHNLLKLLYENKVSPLHLVDVIGDYVDDYSMDFDNQKNYAAY from the coding sequence ATGATAATAGAGAATTTTATTAGTAATGAGAAAGTAAAACAAATTAAGTATGTATACTTTTATAGGTTACTTAAAGGGAAAATAGCTATTTCATATTCCCATAAGGATGTTGAAGAGGTTCAGGCTTATGGAATTGAAGTTGAGAGACAGGATATATTAGATGGAAAATTGATAAATGTGCAAAGAGATAGTATTCAAAATATAAGTCCTGAAAAGTATAAAGTACATAATTTACTGAAATTATTATATGAAAATAAAGTTTCACCGCTACACTTGGTTGATGTGATAGGTGATTACGTAGATGACTACAGTATGGATTTTGACAACCAAAAAAATTATGCAGCATATTAA
- a CDS encoding YgiQ family radical SAM protein — translation MNLNTSFLPICKNDMNARNINQLDFVLITGDAYVDHPSFGSAIISRVLEREGFKVGIIAQPNWKNTNDFIKLGKPKLAFLINSGNIDSMVNHYTASKKKRHDDLYSPGGKSGYRPDRAVIVYCNRAREAYKDVPIVIGGIEASLRRFAHYDYWSDNVRRSILLDSKADLLIYGMGEKTIVQVANLLKYGMDIHKITDVRGTVYPCKDKKLIKDYVEVPSFEKVTQEKSAYAESYKLEYYEQDALRGKTLIQKHGDHYIVQNPPQFPLTEEEMDIVYDLPYMRTYHPIYEKLGGIPAIKEVSFSITSHRGCYGGCSFCALTFHQGRTVQNRSEKSIIDEAKLLTTLDDFKGYIHDVGGPTANFRHKACKIQEKVGVCKNRQCLFPSPCKNLIIDHSEYLNLLRKIRKIPGIKKVFIRSGIRYDYLINDKSTDFFEDLCKYHISGQLKVAPEHISERVLNQMGKPKMDVYNKFVKKYFEINKKINKKQYLVPYLMSSHPGSDLNAAIELAEYIKSMGYTPEQVQDFYPTPGSLSTTMYYTGINPLSGEKVYVPTSQKEKNEQRALLQFSIPKNYNLVKEALIKCHREDLIGSGPHCLIPKNPPKRRHRKSNHKSSK, via the coding sequence TTGAATTTAAATACTAGTTTTTTACCTATATGTAAAAACGACATGAACGCGAGAAATATAAATCAGTTGGATTTTGTCCTTATAACAGGAGATGCTTACGTAGATCATCCTTCTTTCGGCTCAGCTATAATATCAAGAGTTCTGGAAAGGGAAGGTTTTAAAGTAGGAATAATAGCTCAACCTAACTGGAAAAATACAAATGACTTTATAAAACTCGGAAAACCTAAATTGGCCTTTCTGATAAATTCCGGAAATATAGATTCTATGGTTAATCACTACACCGCATCAAAGAAAAAAAGGCATGATGATCTTTACTCCCCAGGAGGTAAATCTGGTTACAGACCTGATAGGGCTGTAATAGTATACTGTAACAGAGCAAGAGAAGCCTATAAGGATGTTCCAATAGTAATTGGTGGAATAGAAGCCAGCTTAAGGAGATTTGCCCATTATGATTACTGGAGTGATAATGTAAGAAGAAGTATCCTTCTAGATTCAAAGGCAGATCTACTTATATATGGCATGGGAGAAAAAACCATAGTACAAGTGGCAAATCTATTAAAATACGGAATGGATATCCATAAAATTACAGATGTAAGAGGTACAGTATACCCTTGTAAAGATAAAAAACTCATAAAAGACTATGTGGAAGTACCTTCTTTTGAAAAAGTGACACAAGAAAAAAGTGCTTATGCTGAAAGTTATAAACTAGAATATTATGAGCAAGACGCATTAAGGGGAAAAACCTTAATACAAAAACATGGAGATCATTATATTGTTCAAAACCCACCACAGTTTCCATTAACCGAAGAGGAAATGGATATAGTATACGATTTACCTTACATGAGAACATACCACCCTATATATGAAAAACTTGGTGGAATACCTGCTATAAAAGAAGTAAGTTTCTCCATTACAAGTCATAGGGGTTGTTATGGTGGCTGTTCTTTTTGCGCTCTTACTTTTCACCAGGGTAGAACTGTCCAAAATAGAAGTGAAAAATCTATAATTGATGAAGCTAAATTATTAACTACTTTAGATGATTTTAAAGGATACATACACGATGTAGGAGGTCCTACTGCAAATTTTAGGCATAAGGCATGCAAAATACAAGAAAAGGTAGGAGTGTGTAAAAATAGGCAATGCCTCTTCCCTTCCCCTTGCAAAAACTTAATTATAGATCATAGTGAATACTTAAATCTATTAAGAAAAATAAGAAAAATTCCTGGTATAAAAAAGGTATTCATACGTTCAGGCATAAGATATGACTATTTAATAAATGATAAAAGTACAGATTTTTTTGAAGACTTATGTAAATACCACATAAGCGGACAATTAAAAGTAGCTCCTGAACATATAAGCGAGAGAGTTCTAAATCAAATGGGAAAACCTAAGATGGACGTATACAATAAATTTGTAAAAAAATATTTTGAAATAAACAAAAAAATAAATAAAAAACAGTATCTAGTTCCTTACCTCATGTCCAGTCATCCAGGGAGTGATCTAAATGCAGCTATAGAACTAGCTGAATATATAAAAAGCATGGGTTATACCCCTGAACAAGTTCAAGACTTTTATCCTACACCTGGTAGTTTATCTACAACTATGTACTATACAGGCATTAATCCTTTAAGTGGTGAGAAAGTATATGTACCTACATCACAAAAAGAGAAAAATGAACAAAGAGCTCTTTTACAATTTTCTATTCCTAAAAATTATAATTTAGTAAAAGAGGCTTTAATAAAATGCCATCGTGAAGATCTAATTGGATCTGGTCCCCACTGCTTAATACCGAAAAATCCTCCAAAAAGACGTCATCGTAAAAGCAATCATAAAAGTTCTAAGTAA